The region caattaaacgaactaaaacaatcattaaaaacgcACGAAGAAAGGATTGACCCTTGTCCAAAAGGAGGCTCCTGCCCAGCCATATGGCTTGGAGACGCACAATTCCAATTCCTTAATTTACGGGCAATTAACACGCTCAAAATCATAGACTACGATTGCGACCATAATGCTCTCGTATTCCAGATGAACAAAAATACACCAGATTTCGTAATCCTAGAAACACGGAGTGACGGTCCCAGGTACAAGTGCAAAGATAATACActaggaaaaattacaaaatcagctcgAAAAGAACTGCGTCCTGAACACCCGCAACAAGGTCAATCTAACAAAGAGGCAAATCGACTCATTTATAGAGGAAGTAGAAAAACACGTACAAACCGTCCTTCAAGAAttcgtactaaaaataaatcaaaagtcggctttcgagccctatatctataataaaagaaaattacgagacaaaagctcCATGCCATCCAacataaacaatctaaaataaaactattcctacgataaaagagaagatttagaattattaaagtaccttttgcacaaaataCAGTTGCGCAAAAAGGACTCTGTTGGCATGTCCCACagggaaatcaaatttttacatcaaaaaagccaaactctatCCCATCTCTCAAACTGCCTTCGGACGAGAACGATTCCATTCAGCACGGTATAAGCGTTAGTTGAAATAAGTGATTTTCTTATTTGCTTTTAGCgtacaagaaaagaatatttgaaatatataagtgtattttcgagctatcgcggggaggcgcggtcgttagaatacgcgccaacgggagtcgtaaattcccgttacgattaaaatgatcgacaccacgaatagttcgatccccgtatttcgattaagataataggggtgattcaggtatgataacactgtgactcacagagttaaaatttatatttccaacaactagtctacacgattgaaaagatataaacaattaacaactttatcgcacgcagataatgtaaatgtatacagtatcgagcaaggctcttacacttgaagttagtctcttggtggacgtagcacgatatgatacttaacagaataagcgaatgtttggcaatgtgtaatgttcgacgcgtcacaaggaactgatcgactttggatgatttctttgtctcatctttaagacgacccccacgatccttaggtcacgccaccgttcgcgcctatgatcacgtatgtctgttcttgcgtggaaaacgtaacggaccaaattcgacgtttcgagaactcgctgcttggcaacagctatgcgctcgtcgatacattgtatatgatccggcggtcagataagacgatctgactgagacattgtagggccgcgagtgacggttagaaaatacagcctgtgttaagcctcgtggcgtaacatcctccccccgttgagagggtaccgatcaaatgatatggtgtggagtcagttgcgtcgctggcgaatctccttggctccgtgtgggtggtcggactcgtctggatctgggtgaatgggtaaggggaccagtcttttgacgccacgatccagggtagttgttgccgtctgcacggtggcggtccgtatgattccgtcgactcctggatggaccttgatcacgcggcccaaaggccattgcatggatggtacgttatcctccctgagaACTACTACGGTGCCTTCTCGGATATCATGTTTGCCCTTATCCCATTTATTGCGGCGGGTTAGCTCGTTGAGGTACTCTCGATGCCATCTGCTCTAGAACTGCTGTTTGATCTGGTGGATGCGCTGCCAACTTGATAGCCGCCCTGATGGAACTGTCCTGAAATCACGCTCCCGTAAATTCGTGAGTGTGTCACCGATTAGAAAATGACCGGGAGTGAGGACAGGGGGATCTTTCGGATCGGATGATATGTGAGTCAGTGGGCGTGAATTAAGGATGGCTTCAATTTCAACCACAAGAGTATGAAGGTGCTCAAAGGTCAAGAGTTCCGTGCCGACGACGCGGATGAGATGGCGCTTGAAGGATTTCACCGCGGCTTCCCATAAACCGCCAAAGTGTGGTGAGTTTGGAGGGTTGAAACGCCATTGGATCTGTCGGTCGGCGAGAAAAGTCTGTACCCTCTCCTTGTGGTCGTCAGACTGCAATAGGGTCCGGAGTTCTTGCAGCTCCCGGTTGGCCCCGACGAAATTGGTGCCATTGTCGGTAAGGATGGTTGCGCAATGTCCTCGCCGCGAAATGAATCGACGTAAGGCGGCTAGGAAAGCGTCGGTGGTTAGATCGCTGACTAGCTCTATGTGGACAGCCTTGGTTGCTAGACAAACGAATATGGcagcgtatatttttattttacgtcggtTGCGATCCCTCCTCTCCTTGATGTAGAATGGGCCGCAGTAGtcgattccgacgttcgtaAACGGACGCGATTCGGTAATGCGCGCCTCTGGCAAATCACCCATCAAATATTCCACTGGCGGCGGGTTGGCTCTGCAGCAGCGGACGCACCTTTTAATGGTACGCCACACTTGGCTACGACCGTCGATCGGCCAATAGCGCAATCTTACCGCGTACAGGGTAGCTTGTGTCCCGGTGTGGTGGTTTTTCCGATGCTCCTGGTCTATGATGAGCTCTGTAACAGATGCTTTGGGCAATATAATGGGGTGTTTTTGATTGAAGGGTATAGAAGAGTTGGTTAGTCGTCCTCCGACTCGTAATATCCCATCTTCGTCGAGGAAGGGATTTAATGGCTGTAGTTTTCCTCCGACGTCCCTGCTTCGATCTTTCTGTAGTGTCCGAATTTCCGTCGCAAAATGACCGGATTGTATGATTTTGATCACCCTGTTGTGAGCCCTGGTTAATTCGTCTGTTGTTAGATGGGCAGCTaggtgttgtttatgtttccatCGAAGACACCAAGCGACGACTCTGATTAGTCTGGTCCAGGACGAGTATCGGTGGAGGAGGGGgttatcgttgttattcgtcGTTAGACAGATCGTTTTTTTCTGTTCCGGGATGTCCCCCGACGGTGTAAGGATCCAGATCGGCCAGTTCTCCGGCTGCTGCTTGAGCCATTCGGGTCCGTGTTTCCAGATGTTTGGACGCAGGAATTCCTTGGGAGCCTGCCCTCGGGAGATCAGATCCGCTGGGTTGTCATCCGTAGGCACATGCCGCCAATCGGCGATGTTGGTTTTCGCTTGGATCTCGGCCACGCGGTTCGCTACGAATGTTTTTAATGTATGTGGCGAGGACTTGATCCACTGGAGCACGATAGTCGAATCTGTCcaataaactattcgagaaacgTCTATAGTGAGGGAAGTCTTTACCATGGACATTAGCGAGGTGAGGAGCAATGCTCCGCTTAATTCGAGTCTTGGGATTGTCAGGGATTTTAGCGGCGCGACCTTTGATCGCGCGGTGAGTAATTGGGTTTCGATACGTCCATCCGAGCTGCGACTGCGCAGATATATACATGCCCCGTATGCCTTTTCACTGGCGTCGCAAAAACCGTGTAGTTCTATCTGAGTAGCTGCCTTGACCACCGTTTTGCGAGGAAATCGAGTATCACTAAGCAAGGGTAGTTGGATATAGTATCGGTCCCATTCTGTATGCAACTCGGATGGCAAGGATTCATCCCAGTCTAGTTTTAATGCCCAGACGCGTTGAAGCAATATTTTGGCTCTGACAATCACTGGCGCGAGCAATCCTAGTGGATCATAAATTCGGGCTATCACCGAACTTATTGATCGCTTTGTGACACGGGTGATGGTCGCTGTGGGTGCAACTGAGTATAGTATTGTGTCATCCTGGGAATTCCAATAGATACCTAGAGTTTTCAATGTCTGTGACTCACCCAATTGTAGTGTTCGATTTGTATCTTTCTCGGATAGTCCACGCAGTATGTCCTTATCGTTAGATGCCCATTCACGGATGTTTAAGCCGCCCGATCTGAGAAGGTCCGTGAGTTCGTGTCGTACCGCTATTAACTCTTCCTTTGTATCGGCCCCGGTGAGGGCGTCGTCGACATAGAAATCACGCTGTACAACCGATGACGCTCGCGGAAATCGATCTCCTTCGTCTTCTGCTAGTTGTTTCAGGCAGCGGAGTGCTAAATATGGGGCAGCTGATAGTCCGAAGGTCACGGTGTTGAGCTGATAAGTATCGATTTCCCCGTTGGAATTGCGCCATAGAATCAGCTGATATTTACGATCGTCTGGGCGTACGAGAATTTGTCGATACATCTTCTCGATGTCACCCGTTAGGACATACTGGTGTGATCGGAATCTCAGCAGAATTTCAACCAGATCTTCTTGGAGTTTGGGTCCGGTATGCAGAGTGTCGTTGAGAGAAACTCCGGTGGTGCTGATTGCTGATCCATCGAACACTACCCGGAGTTTAGTGGTGTTGCTCGATTCCTTTATCACGCCGTGATGCGGCAAATAGTAACCATTATTTGAGGGCTGAGTGTGCGGAATCTTGGTCATATGACCTAAGTCTAAATATTCTTGGATCACCGTGTTGTACGCGGCTTCGAATTGCTTATCGCGTTGGAACCGGCGAGAAAGAGCGGCGAGTCTACTCATTGCAACGGACTTTGATGTCCCAAGTGTGGGAAGCTTCTCGTTGAAGGGCAGGGCGACGATATATCGCCCTTCCTTGTTGCGTCGGACATGGTTACGGAAATGTTCTTCGCACTGTAATTCCGATTCTGATAAATGTGTAGTGGAtggtccctcgtcgatttcccagAATCGCGAGAGATCCGTTTGTAGATCGGCTGTGGTAATGTGAAACGAATGTGTGCCCGATTGCGTGGATGGGCTCCCCCCGATAACCCAACCGAAGCGAGTTTTTTGCAAACATAACTCAGTATCGATGGATTGTGGTATTTTAATCTGCCCGACACATAATGAGGCTAACGTTGGTCCCGAgcttagtaatatttcgatagggcttggtatgtgaaatgttggatcggctaattttagatttttgggtATCTGGAGAGCGGACCGATCGATTGGATGGTCTGGGACTGCCGATGATATTGTTGGGATTACTAAAAACGTTGCTGTGCGTTCATATTTGCCATCCGTAGAAACAATGGTGGTCGTTAGTTGGCTCCTTGCGATAGTGGTTAAGTCGTCGAGggctccgattgggaccgaacatctctttcgttttataccgaGGGAGTTTGCGAATTTCTCAGTCATGAAATTCATACTAGAGCCAGTATCTAGCAGTGCTCTGGCTCGAATTGGAGATGCCCTCTTGTCTAGCACATCGATCTGTGTTGTGACCAGCAGATCATGATGCGGCGTAACGTCTAGAGATATATGTGTCGTTTCGGTCCCTTCCTTTGCGGCCCGTTTGTCTAGTCAGTTTTGACCTGGGTGGGTTTTGGACGCGGATTCTGGGACATTACCCTTGGTCCGTGATGCGCGTGACTCATACGAAGTGTGAGCTTTCGTATCGCTTGGGGCCGAAGGTGTAGGGTTATTTGAATGTTTGGCGGGTCGTCTCGAATGGTGGACCGAACGCGGCTTCGATGATCCGGATGGCGATTGTCCATGAGAGGATCGTTTGTACGATGAACGACCTCCCGACGATCGACCGCTTGATGAACGACTGTCTGACCACgaccgaccgctcgatgaacgaTTGCCCGACGcccgaccgctcgatgaacaACTATCCGACGACTGAATGCTTGGCGACCGACCCTTTGACGACCGACCGCAGGACGACCGaggattttcttgtatttgttctcgatgtaggtacgtatgatgtcgtcgcccgcagatatgacacgaacgcgcggtgcactgtgttatcgAATGTCCGTTGCCTAGACAGTTTGTACACAGCGATGCCATTTTTACGAGTTGAAGACGTTCTATGGTTGATTTGGCTTTGAAAACCTTACAGTCTCTGAGTTTGTGGGGTCCGTCGCAGGTCGGACACACCAGCGCCCCGCTGGTTGTGGCATAGGTTCGTCCACGTGGTAGGTTATATCGGCGACGAGGAGGTTTGGGGGGTGACTCCTTTGTTTTCGTTACTTTAGAGAGGAGCTGATTCCCGTTGGCTCGTGTTTTTAGGAATTCCATCAGCTGATGGTAGGAAGGTACTTCCTGAtttggcaacgtacgttgccatttacgcatactggacgcaggcaattttgacgcgatcaACTCGATCAGTACTACATCTGAAGTTACCGACTGTCCTAATCTTTCGAGCGCTTTGAGATTTACGCTGATGGTTTCCATCAAATCCTCAATGGCTTCAGgagtttccttttctatttcgggATAACCGCGCATCAATTCCCAATGGCGCATACAGATCCGGAGGGGGCAATTGAATTTCTCCTTCAATGTGTTAAGCGCGATGGGGTAGTTGGCATCTGTGGGTTCCAATGATTGGATGCTCCGTGCGGCCCGTCCAGTGATAGCTGCgcgtagatattgaaatttctggacatttgttaaattttcattgcgatctaccgtggatgagaacgtgtcataaaaataggtccagttctcgagggcaccgtcgaactgaggAGCGCGGACCTCTGGTAGGGTGAGTGATGTCGGCTCGGGCTTCACGCCTGAATCGCGCGTTTTAGTTGGCGAGGGGTTTGGTGCGGGTATTTTATCAAGGAGACCTGTGAACCGTACGTCAATCTCCAGCATCTCTTGATACAACGCGGCGGCCCGACCGACTTCCCCTTCATCTAACCCTTCTAACTCGTCTTGAACCGCGACTAACTTCTTCCAGATGTCGTCGAACGCTTGAcggcaagatactaagtaaCCGTTGTTTACTTGAccagactcttcgtattcatcgagttggcgtttcgtgattgtaaagcggttggcgaggccgctgcgtctccgcctcaatgtgctgatcgagtcaggttgagccatgtttggtgttaatggtaggaacgatcttaccttgatcaaatgggcgttgatctgagagtcgttttttactcgctacagtgtggtgtggtctcgtgtagatgctgaacgaaggaggtgttcctctccggtggcggctcctttggtcagttgactaaGATGTTGGAgtgtggatttcacgtgacactgtatagtcactggtcagtacacttctttggtggcacgtgatccggctcgaaggaccatgttttttcgagctatcgcggggaggcgcggtcgttagaatacgcgccaacgggagtcgtaaattcccgttacgattaaaatgatcgacaccacgaatagttcgatccccgtatttcgattaagataataggggtgattcaggtatgataacactgtgactcacagagttaaaatttatatttccaacaactagtctacacgattgaaaagatataaacaattaacaactttatcgcacgcagataatgtaaatgtatacagtatcgagcaaggctcttacacttgaagttagtctcttggtggacgtagcacgatatgatacttaacagaataagcgaatgtttggcaatgtgtaatgttcgacgcgtcacaaggaactgatcgactttggatgatttctttgtctcatctttaagacgacccccactatccttaggtcacgccaccgttcgcgcctatgatcacgtatgtctgttcttgcgtggaaaacgtaacggaccaaattcgacgtttcgagaactcgctgcttggcaacagctatgcgctcgtcgatacattgtatatgatccggcggtcagataagacgatctgactgagacattgtagggccgcgagtgacggttagaaaatacagcctgtgttaagcctcgtggcgtaacaataAGTGTGTGCAAGAATGAGTGATGTATGGTATTAGTCGCGTAATactaaaacatttctatttctctatgtttacattatagattattaaaaatagatcaTTAAGGAAAGTAAGAAAGattggaagaataaaaaggtCAACACCACGCggagttttttttcttttttattgtttatttaaattacaatcaattctcgcgttgagaattttcagcaatttttctggcgtggcgcagtaacatggctagtatttataataagttaatacatattatagatGAGTATAATTTGTgagtaagtattataaataagtaaatagttatttaataatataatattcaattattcaattcaatataatattcaattagttatttaataatataataattgaatCTGTCGTTTAGGTCTAGCGGGTAGTGTCTCTTCAGCCTGCGAATGTCGTCCGTCGTTTCAAGTAGTCCAGTGATTAGGGGGTTTCGGTGTTTGTCgactcttttgctatatctgccgctatattttgctatttcctctttaactgtgggtatgttgaggtcgcggtgtattgtttcgttggaaacataccaaggtgcatcaattagggatcttagggttttcgatcggaagcgttggagtatttcagtgttggagttacttgcttcgtgtttgctgatggacgtttttgccggtgtggagaggcggatagcgtttattatgctcgtgtttaggtattccgtggctgcttcgatttcttcattggtttttagtgaagttgaggctgaagttgtgtgggtaaagacttctctaaagagcttctcgaaattgcattgaatattattgtaactAGCCGTATCGCTTTTGGAGGAAGGTTTTTCAAAATTTTGCCGTTGATTAGATCAATTCCTGGTgccttgttgttttttgtttttttcgatTATGATTCTGATTTCTTGTGccgttgttttaggtatggtgtattgatTATCCGTTGTGGAATTAGTGGATCGTGTTTCATCGTCATTAAATCGATTGAGATTGCTGATGTTGCTATTATGTGGTGTAAATGTGCTGCGTAGGTGATTGGCGAactcttcagcttgttcttcattGCTTCTTGCCCACGTATTGTCTCCTTTCCTGATTGCTGGGACTtgttttattggcttctttattcttttcgtgGTTCTCCATAAGGAGTATTTGGTATTTTCATTCGCTGATAGTGATTCTATGAATTTCGTGAATTCGATGTTGTGATGTTctcttattttgatttttaattcttttgtaagtttgtttaggattttcttattttcgcgTGTTCTCTGTCTTTGCCACGTAGCTttggcttttcttttttccctgatTTTGTCGAGGATGAGCTGTGGAATTATTTTTGACCgcctgctttttatttcgtgGGTGGTGGCTGTCCATGCTGCTTCCTGTATTATTTCCGTCATATTTACTATTGCCTGTTCAATATGTTCGGGTGTTTTCAGTGGGATGTTACAGTTGATTTTGTTTTCAATTAGCTCTTTAATAGTTTGCCAGTTGGTAGTTTTATTGCAGAGCGATTCTgtctcgttatacagtatcggtttgcttgtgtattctattatgataggTGAATGATCAGAGTTGAGTTCGAGGctggttgttatttttaatttggtaGTGTTTATACCTTTTATAACTGCGAAGTCTAGCAGGTCAGGTAATTTGTCGATGTCTGTCGGCCAGTAAGTTGGTTTGCCTGCAGAGAGAACGTTGAGGTTGCtatttctaatatatcgttCAAGGGTTCTACCTCTCGGAGTGTTGATTCTGGAACCCCATAGTGTGtgttttgcgttgaagtctcctgcTGCTATAAATTTGTCTCCTAAAGTTTGGAAATACTCCTCCCATTTTTTGGGTGTCATTTTGTGTCTCGGGGGTACATATACTGCTGAAATCTACAAGTAATTGTCGTTGGTTTGTATCGTGACGGTGGTTGTTTGTATGTGTTCTTGGTTTGTTTGGCTGTGTAGGTGATGCTTgatgtcattttttattattactgctGTTCCTCCGTGGGCTTTACCTATGGGGTGTTTGGTGTCGTAAATGGTGTAATGCGATATTTTTATGTAGCTTTTTGGAGTGaaatgtgtttctgagacaagagacatcgatgttatttttatatagaaatgctTTAGCTTCTGGGGCTCGCTGCTGCAAGCCATTGGAATTCCAGGCTGCTACTTTTAATATGTCCATCTCTATTTTTTACTTAGCAAGTTTGTGAGTAGTTGTAACATGACCGTTGTTTGTTGTACTTGTTGCCTAAGTGTTGCATTTAATTCACTTACCATTTTTCCTAACATCTCTGTGCTTttaatggattgtttgagcattTCTTTGATGTCTGTAGCGTCTTCGATGTTGTTGTTTTGATTCTGGTTATTTGTGAGTGTTGGTTGGCTAATATTTTGggttacttgcgcgtagcttcggtTCCCTTGGGGGTTAATGCTTCTGATTGTGGCGTTAGGTTCGTATTGTGCTGTCAATGCAGTGTCGTTAACCGTTATACTTTGTCGTGGTTGGTGGTTGTTGAATGATTTATTGCGAAGTGGTGGAAACAGTTTACGTCGTAATTGTTTTctgacttcacatcctttatagctggctgggtggtttccgttacagttgtagcatttaacttcttctatttttccagaatatgggcagtgtattgttaagtggttttttgcgcacttgacgcaagctgggcttctgttgcaataatttttagtgtgtccgtattgttgacaccgcatgcattgaggtatatcttttttgtgtcgtggtggttccactgttactattgtgtttagtatttgtttgatatcatatatttctttgttgttgtttctgggttccagttctattaagaatagtggtaatggttgctgtgtgtcgaatcttgttatattgtttattgttcttgtttgatgaccaattttagctaactcatcgcttagtttatgtatgttggttttaggatgcaatcctcttatgacaattttatagctcctttcagttttaagctgatacgtgtggtagatagcatttttttcttttaatgcttttataactttcgtaaatgtttctggtgtgtttgtttgtatttttacttgttccaattttgtttgctttattgtgtagttctttttctcatctagattatttagtagatcgatgagcgggtctattatttgggcctcaacaaggattggtggtggttttgtaatatgatttgtttggatagtggttttatttacggggtcagcgtctgtttcttccgttagtgagctgaaggagttgcttaatggtaattcttgcagccatcgctgcttttctgtagctGGGTTTCCTACGGCACTTATGCCTggagttgttttgcgttttttgctagccttcgctagcttccagctttcgtcctgatagTATCTTTCATAACCTAGATTGCGCTCTTCCTGTCCCcgctgctcttttgtttcttctgtatccatgttaatttgtttgttttttatataatatgtttctccctttgttgctatgtttattgttggtatctgcattgctcttctgtttcctcctcactatcactttgcagcaccattactttgaagcactttttctctattcacttatacctggagaccACGACCGTCTAAACAcgtcctcctcggctgcccGAGCGGAAGTGAAGAGAAAAGTTTTCAACGTTTTCCTGTCGATGTCGAATAGCAGCGTCTCTTTGCCACGGCATAGCCTCCGGGAACATTAGGGAAAAAACAAATATCGAGCAACAAAAGGCGGGGGTACCGAAGCCCTCTGCCCACGCAGGTGTCCCCCTGTGTGTCTGCGTCGGCTTACGATAACGAATGCCAATGTTTCAGCCGAAAACACGATTTAGGGTGGAATAATCCGTCCGGTAAAAGTCCACGTTCCTCTCTGTTCATCTCTTTATTTCACTGTATTTCTTTCTcgctttttctccttctcaACTTCTCGTTGTTTGATTTTCTTCGTGTTCGCCTCTCCTTCTGAACGAAGAGTCACCGTGTTGCCACGTGCACAGCGTGCGAACCGCGTGCGCGagatcgaatttaatttaaaacactCCCGccagtttataaatagagcaACGGGTTCGTTATGAAATCGAGTTATCAAAAAGGCAGCACGCGACGATGATTTACCGCCACGAATTTCGTCGACCGAGACCCGGATAATGAGGGATGGGGGCGAGTCGGTAAACTATAGCGATTGATGGGGTGGTACGCTCGCCTCGGCACCCCCCTACATTATTTTCGTTCGTGTTTTTGGCCGATTAAAAAACCGGAAGGGTGTCTGGCGGATCGCGATCAGAGTATGTGATTGAATTGTCAAAGGTTGATGATCGATTTTGCTCCTTAAACGTTGAATATCTTTTTAgcttttataattcatttactaGAATCGTAGTTAGTGGTAATAATAGAGAAACGAAACATTCGCGAACGTTTAAGTCATCATTTACATTGTCAATTTGTTGGACATAATATCTTCATTTAGAAATCCTCTGTCTTTCCCGtgtcattttattcatttttattaagaataaattatagcatgataaatataatgtaattctcTTTcacaataatatgaaatatgtaaaatgttcCATTTctgttaaaagtaaattaagttatttttatattttccaagtCGTTTCATTTCTGTAAGAACGTAAATTGCATCATATTTGTATTTGCAAGCATCGAATTTATTCTGTCTTTATTAACCTTTTTAATCTTTAATTTCGTAATTGCAGAAGTTTCTGAGATTAAGAGATGAACGTATACGTAACGAGCAAAAACATGTAAACTCGTACAACGTGTGATAGGAATTTTGCAAATTGCGAAAATCGAATATAAATATGGAAATGTAATAGTAatcgaatttacatatatacagttTTCCAATGCAAcgattttttttatcaagacctatatatttcatttc is a window of Bombus terrestris chromosome 17, iyBomTerr1.2, whole genome shotgun sequence DNA encoding:
- the LOC125386675 gene encoding uncharacterized protein LOC125386675 encodes the protein MRHWELMRGYPEIEKETPEAIEDLMETISVNLKALERLGQSIDVLDKRASPIRARALLDTGSSMNFMTEKFANSLADLQTDLSRFWEIDEGPSTTHLSESELQCEEHFRNHVRRNKEGRYIVALPFNEKLPTLGTSKSVAMSRLAALSRRFQRDKQFEAAYNTVIQEYLDLGHMTKIPHTQPSNNGYYLPHHGVIKESSNTTKLRVVFDGSAISTTGVSLNDTLHTGPKLQEDLVEILLRFRSHQYVLTGDIEKMYRQILVRPDDRKYQLILWRNSNGEIDTYQLNTVTFGLSAAPYLALRCLKQLAEDEGDRFPRASSVVQRDFYVDDALTGADTKEELIAVRHELTDLLRSGGLNIREWASNDKDILRGLSEKDTNRTLQLGESQTLKTLGIYWNSQDDTILYSVAPTATITRVTKRSISSVIARIYDPLGLLAPVIVRAKILLQRVWALKLDWDESLPSELHTEWDRYYIQLPLLSDTRFPRKTVVKAATQIELHGFCDASEKAYGACIYLRSRSSDGRIETQLLTARSKVAPLKSLTIPRLELSGALLLTSLMSMVKTSLTIDVSRIVYWTDSTIVLQWIKSSPHTLKTFVANRVAEIQAKTNIADWRHVPTDDNPADLISRGQAPKEFLRPNIWKHGPEWLKQQPENWPIWILTPSGDIPEQKKTICLTTNNNDNPLLHRYSSWTRLIRVVAWCLRWKHKQHLAAHLTTDELTRAHNRVIKIIQSGHFATEIRTLQKDRSRDVGGKLQPLNPFLDEDGILRVGGRLTNSSIPFNQKHPIILPKASVTELIIDQEHRKNHHTGTQATLYAVRLRYWPIDGRSQVWRTIKRCVRCCRANPPPVEYLMGDLPEARITESRPFTNVGIDYCGPFYIKERRDRNRRKIKIYAAIFVCLATKAVHIELVSDLTTDAFLAALRRFISRRGHCATILTDNGTNFVGANRELQELRTLLQSDDHKERDSSIRAAIKLAAHPPDQTAVLEQMASRVPQRANPPQ